The proteins below come from a single Streptomyces sp. SCSIO 75703 genomic window:
- a CDS encoding MFS transporter — translation MATTLAEAGPRLWAPLRHRSFRLLWTGQALSLLGDGFSVVAFSWITLSLTGSTLALGYVLAFQAVPRALFTLVGGSLGDSMSPRTLMVASSWTRAALMTAVGVAGLSGDLTVWMLCAAAAAFGTVDAFFQPARVSILPSVVDDALLTPANALMGAGARTAAVIGPAIGGLVIALTRAPVAFLVDAGCFALCGLCVSRVRTRPRPPRPAADGTPGRQASLGARIREGITYTARDPRLRTVVALDTAVNFCYAGPFTVGFATLANQVLRGGSATLGVLNGSLAAGAVLGTLAGGALGGRPRVGLLVAALAGWLGAGMAVLGLVHSTPVVVATVLAMGFAIGFQGVFGLSWIQRNIPQDVLARVVSVDMVLGYGVAPLSLIVCGALAGRDVSLLFGVVAGLLAATGLAVLASRAVREMR, via the coding sequence ATGGCCACCACCCTCGCCGAGGCCGGCCCACGCCTGTGGGCCCCCCTGCGGCACCGGTCCTTCCGGCTCCTGTGGACGGGGCAGGCCCTGTCGCTGCTCGGCGACGGCTTCAGCGTCGTCGCGTTCTCCTGGATCACCCTCTCCCTGACCGGCTCCACCCTCGCCCTCGGCTACGTCCTGGCCTTCCAGGCAGTCCCCCGCGCCCTGTTCACCCTGGTCGGCGGCAGCCTCGGCGACTCGATGTCCCCGCGCACCCTCATGGTCGCCTCCAGTTGGACCCGGGCCGCGCTGATGACGGCCGTCGGCGTCGCGGGCCTCAGCGGGGACCTGACGGTGTGGATGCTGTGCGCGGCGGCCGCCGCCTTCGGCACCGTCGACGCCTTCTTCCAGCCCGCACGCGTCTCCATCCTGCCCTCGGTCGTCGACGACGCACTGCTCACCCCGGCCAACGCGCTGATGGGGGCGGGCGCGCGCACCGCCGCCGTCATCGGACCGGCGATCGGCGGACTGGTCATCGCCCTGACCCGGGCACCGGTCGCCTTCCTCGTCGACGCCGGCTGCTTCGCCCTGTGCGGGCTGTGCGTCTCGCGCGTCCGCACCCGGCCCAGACCGCCCCGCCCCGCCGCCGACGGCACCCCCGGCAGACAGGCGTCCCTCGGCGCCCGCATCCGCGAGGGCATCACGTACACCGCCCGCGACCCGCGGCTGCGGACGGTCGTCGCCCTCGACACCGCCGTCAACTTCTGTTACGCCGGGCCCTTCACCGTCGGCTTCGCCACCCTCGCGAACCAGGTGCTGCGCGGCGGCTCGGCCACGCTCGGCGTGCTCAACGGCTCCCTCGCCGCGGGAGCCGTGCTCGGCACCCTCGCCGGCGGCGCCCTCGGCGGGCGCCCCCGGGTCGGTCTGCTGGTGGCGGCGCTGGCCGGCTGGCTCGGCGCGGGGATGGCCGTCCTCGGCCTGGTGCACAGCACCCCCGTCGTCGTGGCCACCGTCCTCGCCATGGGCTTCGCCATCGGGTTCCAGGGCGTGTTCGGACTGAGCTGGATCCAGCGCAACATCCCGCAGGACGTGCTCGCCCGCGTCGTCTCCGTCGACATGGTCCTCGGCTACGGCGTCGCCCCGCTGTCGCTGATCGTGTGCGGGGCGCTGGCCGGCCGGGACGTCTCCCTCCTGTTCGGGGTGGTGGCCGGGTTGCTCGCCGCGACCGGACTGGCGGTGCTCGCGTCGAGGGCGGTGCGCGAGATGCGGTAG
- a CDS encoding response regulator transcription factor — MGATVTVGVVALDPVLEAGTRTTLQACPDLTVCEPADARVAVLTVDRPGPAELDMVRATRALPHSPAVVLVAGALASGDALHALAAGARGLLPRRDADAPRLAHAVLAASRDDCTLPPRLLEQLLDRPADLRHTAGGWSDGMLSDRERSVLRLLADGHETAEIARRLAYSPRTVTTVVHDITRRFRLRNRAHAVAYALRAGLL, encoded by the coding sequence ATGGGAGCAACCGTGACCGTCGGCGTGGTCGCCCTCGACCCGGTACTGGAGGCCGGCACGCGCACCACCCTGCAGGCCTGCCCGGACCTGACCGTGTGCGAGCCGGCGGACGCCCGTGTCGCCGTCCTCACCGTGGACCGCCCCGGACCGGCCGAACTCGACATGGTGCGCGCCACCCGCGCCCTGCCGCACAGCCCCGCCGTCGTCCTGGTCGCGGGCGCCCTCGCCTCCGGCGACGCCCTGCACGCCCTGGCCGCCGGGGCCCGCGGGCTGCTGCCGCGCCGGGACGCCGACGCGCCACGCCTCGCCCACGCGGTGCTGGCCGCCTCCCGCGACGACTGCACCCTGCCACCCCGCCTGCTCGAACAGCTCCTGGACCGTCCGGCCGACCTCCGGCACACCGCCGGGGGCTGGAGCGACGGCATGCTGTCCGACCGGGAACGCTCGGTGCTGCGACTGCTCGCCGACGGCCACGAGACGGCCGAGATCGCCCGGCGGCTCGCCTACTCGCCGCGCACCGTGACCACCGTGGTCCACGACATCACCCGGCGGTTCCGGCTGCGCAACCGCGCTCACGCCGTCGCCTACGCGCTCCGGGCGGGCCTGCTGTGA
- a CDS encoding cytochrome P450, translated as MTPHAPGVTERYLLSPDMIADPYGHLDALRDHAPVHWSPLHHAWLVTGHDQVMRCLRDPAVSADRVRPLMDAVPQGAREDAERAFGILSRWMVFNDPPRHRRLRQVFQEAFAARAVARYRAFTEKATRAVLARRAVPGRTGDLLADVARPLPALVFARWLGIPPADGPSFWYWNTRVADLVLGTAQEESEYRASLQALVSLDDYLGALVARRRATPGDDLISQVLREGRVGDSVSEEEFTGMLTQMAFAGGETTSNLIANTVLALHTRPGQLAAVRADPELARGAVEETLRLDGPSKMSIRTAARDLDLDGRTLRAGDRIFLVTAAANRDPARFPDPGRFDVRRSGATHLGFGFGAHFCIGAALARLVAVAAVRTLVCDHPGLTLAGPGRPAWQPSLLNRALTALPVRY; from the coding sequence ATGACCCCCCACGCCCCCGGCGTCACCGAACGCTACCTGCTCTCCCCGGACATGATCGCCGACCCCTACGGCCACCTCGACGCCCTGCGCGACCACGCGCCCGTCCACTGGAGCCCCCTGCACCACGCCTGGCTCGTCACCGGCCACGACCAGGTGATGCGCTGCCTGCGCGACCCCGCGGTCTCCGCCGACCGGGTGCGGCCCCTGATGGACGCCGTCCCGCAGGGCGCCCGCGAGGACGCCGAACGGGCCTTCGGCATCCTGTCGCGCTGGATGGTCTTCAACGACCCGCCCCGGCACCGCCGGCTGCGCCAGGTCTTCCAGGAGGCGTTCGCGGCCCGCGCCGTGGCCCGCTACCGCGCCTTCACCGAGAAGGCGACCCGGGCCGTCCTCGCCCGCAGGGCGGTGCCCGGCCGCACCGGCGACCTCCTCGCCGACGTCGCCAGACCGCTGCCCGCCCTGGTGTTCGCCCGCTGGCTCGGCATCCCGCCCGCCGACGGCCCCTCCTTCTGGTACTGGAACACCCGCGTCGCCGACCTCGTCCTCGGCACCGCCCAGGAGGAGAGCGAGTACCGGGCCTCGCTCCAGGCGCTGGTGAGCCTCGACGACTACCTCGGTGCCCTCGTCGCCCGGCGCCGTGCCACACCCGGCGACGACCTGATCAGCCAGGTCCTCCGGGAGGGCCGGGTCGGCGACTCGGTCAGCGAGGAGGAGTTCACCGGGATGCTCACCCAGATGGCGTTCGCCGGCGGGGAGACCACCAGCAACCTCATCGCCAACACCGTCCTCGCCCTGCACACCCGCCCGGGGCAACTGGCCGCCGTCCGGGCCGATCCCGAACTGGCCCGGGGCGCGGTGGAGGAGACCCTGCGCCTGGACGGCCCGTCCAAGATGTCCATCCGCACCGCCGCCCGCGACCTCGACCTCGACGGCCGCACCCTGCGCGCCGGGGACCGGATCTTCCTCGTCACCGCGGCCGCCAACCGCGACCCGGCCCGCTTCCCCGACCCCGGCCGGTTCGACGTCCGCCGCAGCGGCGCCACGCACCTCGGCTTCGGCTTCGGCGCCCACTTCTGCATCGGCGCCGCCCTGGCCCGCCTGGTCGCGGTGGCCGCCGTCCGCACGCTGGTGTGCGACCACCCGGGCCTGACCCTCGCCGGCCCCGGCCGCCCGGCCTGGCAGCCGTCCCTGCTCAACCGCGCGCTCACAGCCCTGCCCGTCCGCTACTGA
- a CDS encoding LuxR family transcriptional regulator — protein MRSHAPSLVGRDPQLRLLDSALAEAREGRGGVVFLVGEAGVGKSRLAAEAVGGALGSGMRVLRGRSSTTGPAVPFRPLTEALMPLFRGGEPLDDTALGPYRPVLGRLIPEWDTGERESTSMVILGEAVLRLLLAAARGQGQLLLLEDLHDADPETLGVLEYLVDNLECTPVLLLATVRTDFSDALDLAQSARRRGAATLAELPPLTRPQVEEMTAAHLGVAGPGEVPPAVPDRLWEDSAGSPYLVEELLQSMIGAGTLVQGADGWRTVGDLRRDVSSTLARGILRRIDRLGAQGLTLLSAAAVLGRRFPLTVLQHMTGADDRTLLSHLHAGVAARLVLPDEPAPDWYSFRHSPTVEALFTQMTPGQRAELSRRGARAVEELHPGLDGDWCALAAGLRCEAGDRVEAGLLYAEAGGRALAAGALGSAVTLLSRAGELLAEAGDPQARASVLEDLLPALAEASDFARAFDLAEDLHALGGAGLSAVRLATLHTRLAKVAHTAGRWSDGNRQVDRAREVLAGAPDEATAAAVDVTAAYLALDTPGPDRTQHAEKLARSAADTAERHGLPVVACQAWELLATVARERDPEESAGMLRQAQRTAERHRLPLQRMYAATRMGGNAWLAEGDTAGLLAAREEALRLGSVNIVHTVDGILVLDAVLRGDHEAARSAAADCLSVARRLRLAPVVRYVLMARATLEAHRADRAAMEAALAAFTEWDGAGSQEEPLSLGLARAFCALLEEDRDLARAELRAVQSLEAGNPSTYHLGGTHGLVLLLDVLAGDADRRRHEETTATAMARMRWNRQFVLLADAVLLGREGARTRAAAAVESALAAAEPYPLARHLGLRLIADAAHRDGWGDAVGWLRQAEHHFHERDLVAVTGACRAALRRFGAPVHQHRSGTSSIPRDLLAQGVTVREFDVFRLLAERLSNKDIADRLFISPRTAEKHIASLITKTGAANRADLCARSAAVKE, from the coding sequence ATGCGTTCCCATGCGCCTTCCCTCGTCGGGCGAGACCCCCAACTCCGTCTGCTCGACAGCGCCCTGGCCGAGGCGCGGGAGGGACGGGGCGGTGTCGTCTTCCTGGTCGGTGAGGCCGGGGTGGGCAAGTCGCGGCTCGCGGCGGAAGCCGTGGGCGGCGCGCTCGGATCCGGGATGCGGGTCCTGCGCGGCCGGAGCAGCACCACCGGCCCCGCGGTGCCGTTCCGTCCGCTGACCGAGGCGCTGATGCCGCTGTTCCGCGGCGGCGAGCCCCTGGACGACACGGCCCTCGGCCCGTACCGGCCGGTCCTCGGCCGGCTGATACCCGAGTGGGACACCGGGGAGCGCGAGAGCACCTCCATGGTGATCCTGGGCGAGGCGGTGCTGCGGCTGCTGCTGGCCGCGGCGCGCGGGCAGGGACAGTTGCTGCTGCTGGAGGACCTGCACGACGCCGATCCGGAGACCCTCGGCGTCCTCGAGTACCTGGTGGACAACCTGGAGTGCACGCCGGTGCTGCTGCTGGCCACCGTGCGGACCGACTTCAGCGACGCCCTGGACCTGGCGCAGTCCGCCCGCCGCCGGGGCGCGGCCACCCTCGCCGAGCTGCCGCCGCTGACCCGGCCCCAGGTGGAGGAGATGACGGCGGCGCACCTCGGGGTCGCCGGCCCCGGGGAGGTGCCGCCCGCGGTCCCGGACCGCCTGTGGGAGGACAGCGCGGGCAGCCCCTACCTGGTCGAGGAACTGCTGCAGTCCATGATCGGGGCGGGCACGCTGGTGCAGGGCGCCGACGGCTGGCGCACGGTCGGCGATCTGCGGCGGGACGTCTCCTCCACGCTGGCCCGGGGCATCCTGCGCCGCATCGACCGGCTGGGCGCGCAGGGCCTGACGCTGCTGTCGGCCGCCGCGGTGCTGGGCCGCCGCTTCCCGCTCACCGTGCTCCAGCACATGACGGGCGCCGACGACCGGACGCTGCTGAGCCATCTGCACGCCGGCGTCGCCGCCCGGCTCGTCCTCCCGGACGAACCCGCCCCCGACTGGTACTCGTTCCGCCACTCCCCCACCGTGGAGGCCCTGTTCACGCAGATGACGCCGGGCCAGCGCGCGGAGCTGTCCCGGCGCGGCGCGCGGGCCGTCGAGGAACTGCACCCGGGCCTCGACGGCGACTGGTGCGCGCTGGCGGCCGGGCTGCGCTGCGAGGCGGGGGACCGGGTGGAGGCGGGGCTGCTCTACGCGGAGGCCGGCGGACGGGCCCTGGCGGCGGGCGCCCTGGGCTCCGCGGTGACCTTGCTGAGCCGGGCCGGGGAACTGCTGGCCGAGGCCGGTGACCCGCAGGCACGGGCCTCGGTCCTGGAGGATCTGCTGCCCGCGCTCGCGGAGGCCAGCGACTTCGCCCGCGCCTTCGACCTGGCCGAGGACCTGCACGCGCTGGGCGGGGCCGGGCTGAGCGCCGTACGCCTGGCCACGCTGCACACCCGGCTGGCCAAGGTGGCCCACACGGCGGGCCGGTGGAGCGACGGCAACCGGCAGGTCGACCGGGCCCGGGAGGTCCTGGCGGGGGCACCGGACGAGGCGACGGCCGCGGCCGTCGACGTCACGGCCGCCTACCTCGCCCTGGACACCCCGGGGCCGGACCGCACCCAGCACGCGGAGAAGCTCGCCCGCTCGGCCGCCGACACCGCCGAACGGCACGGCCTGCCCGTCGTCGCCTGCCAGGCATGGGAGTTGCTGGCCACCGTCGCCCGCGAGCGGGACCCCGAGGAGTCCGCCGGCATGCTCCGGCAGGCCCAGCGGACGGCGGAGCGGCACCGGCTGCCGCTGCAGCGCATGTACGCGGCCACCCGCATGGGCGGCAACGCCTGGCTCGCCGAGGGCGACACCGCCGGCCTGCTGGCGGCCCGCGAGGAGGCGCTGCGGCTCGGCTCGGTGAACATCGTGCACACGGTGGACGGCATCCTCGTCCTGGACGCCGTGCTGCGCGGCGACCACGAGGCCGCGCGGTCGGCCGCCGCGGACTGCCTGTCGGTGGCACGGCGGCTGCGCCTGGCGCCCGTCGTGCGGTACGTCCTGATGGCACGGGCCACCCTGGAGGCGCACCGCGCGGACCGGGCGGCGATGGAGGCGGCCCTGGCGGCGTTCACCGAGTGGGACGGCGCGGGGTCGCAGGAGGAGCCGCTGAGCCTCGGCCTGGCCCGCGCCTTCTGCGCGCTGCTGGAGGAGGACCGCGACCTGGCGCGCGCCGAACTGCGGGCGGTGCAGTCGCTGGAGGCGGGCAATCCCTCCACCTACCACCTGGGCGGCACCCACGGTCTGGTCCTGCTGCTGGACGTGCTCGCCGGTGACGCGGACCGGCGGCGGCACGAGGAGACCACCGCCACCGCGATGGCCCGGATGCGGTGGAACCGCCAGTTCGTGCTGCTCGCCGACGCGGTGCTGCTGGGCCGGGAGGGCGCGCGGACGCGCGCGGCGGCGGCGGTGGAGTCCGCGCTGGCCGCGGCGGAACCGTATCCGCTCGCCCGGCACCTGGGGCTGCGGCTGATCGCGGACGCGGCGCACCGGGACGGCTGGGGCGACGCGGTGGGCTGGCTGCGGCAGGCCGAGCACCACTTCCACGAGCGGGACCTCGTGGCGGTCACCGGCGCCTGCCGGGCGGCGCTGCGCCGCTTCGGCGCCCCGGTGCACCAGCACCGCTCCGGGACCAGCTCGATCCCGCGGGACCTGCTCGCCCAGGGCGTGACCGTGCGGGAGTTCGACGTGTTCCGGCTGCTCGCGGAGCGGCTGAGCAACAAGGACATCGCCGACCGGCTGTTCATCTCGCCCCGCACCGCGGAGAAGCACATCGCGAGCCTGATCACCAAGACGGGAGCGGCCAACCGCGCGGACCTGTGCGCGCGGTCGGCCGCTGTGAAGGAGTAG
- a CDS encoding type 2 lanthipeptide synthetase LanM family protein translates to MTETAGPPASRSTVLPPSWWAPALSLAERLAAPGRPAAPADAAAVPAPWAAGDAEGFALRLAHLGVDRATAAALASEPAERLAARAAKPGWARYAETVLDGAVRQPAGRGGEGADAFAPVVRPLVDAATARLADLLPAGAEQDVWRAAFARRLTHQLVRLAARTLVHELDTARRGGRLAGAGPRARFDAFVAATGTRRGLGALFASRPVLARMLAQTSLDATEAAAELAARFAADRQDLAAGLLGGRDPGPLTGVEFGLGDAHEGNRSVAVLRFAGQRLVYKPRPLGQHALLDDLVGWLNAKVPGLDLRTPRSLRREAYGWLEFVEHRWCRSVTETDAFYRRQGALLALLYAVDGADMHYENVIARGDQPVLVDAETLLHTGLGQAVTAGADPAAEALRASVHRTCLLPHLLIGEHGALDISALGRSTDGTHPSEGLHWRDSGLDTMRAVRGPLLSPGAHNQPLPAGRTLEGADHRAALLEGFRTAYAALAADGAELLGEGGPLTCGAGRPARLVARATRLYATLLEESAHPSLLGDALAREGVFAVLWTESEHDAARQRLIEHETAALWRGDVPLFTHLPSGTAVRADDGTWLPGLLPVAGVDSVREKIARMDEVDCHDQEWVITATIAARGAGSPLERPRSELAVGPVPAVAPDASRLLAAVCGIADEIAARAVRDGDRTNWLGLERVSGPHWAVLPMGAGLAQGYCGVALFLAHTDALAGAGRYAALAREAVRPLPALLKALAGDPALSAAAGPGAYDGLGGIVYALLRLSALLGPGPADCLPDALTALGHAASASSDPGFAGGAAGALTAAVAVHEATGDPAALRLASALADRLLGAVSSPDGDPAGAGARGLPAGLADGAAGIGWALLRYADRLPGETAAHTAAARTLLAGAVRDAEDSTWSRGLAGAAAVAAHLPPGPGAPAAGRTPEPDGRPDLSLGQGALGTLEALAVRAGRGEPAAAAALARHAGRALALVEARSHRCATPDHVPSPGLLDGLSGIGYGLLRLAHPGTVPSALLLSHPGHRPATHR, encoded by the coding sequence GTGACTGAGACCGCCGGCCCCCCGGCATCCCGCAGCACCGTCCTCCCGCCCTCGTGGTGGGCCCCGGCGCTGTCCCTCGCGGAACGGCTCGCCGCCCCCGGCCGTCCGGCGGCGCCCGCCGACGCCGCCGCCGTCCCCGCTCCCTGGGCCGCGGGGGACGCCGAGGGCTTCGCCCTGCGGCTCGCCCACCTCGGTGTGGACCGGGCCACGGCCGCGGCGCTGGCCTCCGAGCCCGCCGAGCGGCTGGCCGCCCGCGCCGCCAAGCCCGGCTGGGCCCGGTACGCCGAAACCGTCCTGGACGGCGCCGTCAGGCAGCCGGCCGGCCGGGGCGGCGAGGGAGCCGACGCCTTCGCCCCGGTCGTACGGCCGCTCGTGGACGCCGCCACCGCGCGGCTTGCCGACCTGCTGCCCGCGGGCGCCGAACAGGACGTGTGGCGGGCGGCGTTCGCACGGCGCCTGACGCACCAGCTCGTCCGCCTGGCGGCGCGGACCCTGGTCCACGAACTCGACACGGCGCGGCGCGGCGGGCGGCTGGCCGGTGCCGGGCCCCGCGCGCGGTTCGACGCCTTCGTCGCCGCCACGGGCACCCGGCGGGGCCTCGGCGCGCTGTTCGCCTCCCGCCCGGTGCTGGCCCGGATGCTCGCCCAGACCTCGCTCGACGCGACCGAGGCCGCCGCCGAACTGGCGGCCCGTTTCGCGGCCGACCGGCAGGACCTGGCCGCCGGGCTCCTCGGCGGACGCGACCCGGGACCGCTCACCGGGGTGGAGTTCGGCCTCGGGGACGCCCACGAGGGCAACCGGTCCGTCGCGGTCCTGCGCTTCGCCGGTCAGCGGCTGGTCTACAAACCGCGTCCGCTCGGCCAGCACGCGCTCCTCGACGACCTGGTGGGCTGGCTGAACGCCAAGGTGCCCGGACTGGACCTGCGCACCCCGCGCAGTCTGCGCCGCGAGGCGTACGGCTGGCTGGAGTTCGTCGAGCACCGCTGGTGCCGCTCGGTGACCGAGACCGACGCCTTCTACCGGCGCCAGGGCGCGCTGCTGGCCCTGCTGTACGCGGTGGACGGCGCCGACATGCACTACGAGAACGTCATCGCCCGTGGCGACCAGCCGGTCCTGGTGGACGCCGAGACGCTGTTGCACACCGGGCTCGGGCAGGCCGTGACCGCGGGCGCGGACCCGGCGGCGGAGGCGCTGCGGGCCTCGGTGCACCGCACCTGTCTGCTGCCGCACCTGCTGATCGGCGAGCACGGGGCCCTGGACATCTCGGCGCTCGGCCGCTCCACCGACGGCACCCACCCGAGCGAGGGGCTGCACTGGCGGGACAGCGGGCTGGACACCATGCGGGCGGTGCGCGGACCGCTGCTCAGCCCCGGGGCGCACAACCAGCCGCTGCCCGCGGGCCGCACCCTGGAGGGCGCCGACCACCGGGCGGCGCTGCTGGAGGGCTTCCGTACCGCGTACGCGGCGCTCGCCGCCGACGGGGCCGAACTACTCGGGGAGGGAGGGCCGTTGACGTGCGGCGCGGGCCGGCCCGCCCGGCTCGTCGCGCGTGCCACCCGGCTGTACGCGACGCTCCTGGAGGAGTCCGCCCACCCGTCGCTGCTGGGCGACGCGCTCGCCCGGGAGGGGGTCTTCGCGGTGCTGTGGACGGAGTCCGAGCACGACGCGGCGCGCCAACGGCTGATCGAGCACGAGACGGCGGCCCTGTGGCGCGGTGACGTGCCGCTGTTCACCCACCTGCCGTCGGGGACGGCGGTGCGGGCGGACGACGGCACCTGGCTGCCCGGTCTGCTGCCGGTGGCGGGGGTGGACTCGGTGCGGGAGAAGATCGCCCGGATGGACGAGGTCGACTGCCACGACCAGGAATGGGTCATCACGGCCACGATCGCGGCGCGGGGCGCGGGCTCCCCGCTGGAGCGGCCCCGGTCCGAACTGGCGGTGGGGCCGGTGCCGGCCGTCGCGCCCGACGCGTCACGGCTGCTCGCCGCCGTCTGCGGGATCGCCGACGAGATCGCCGCCCGCGCGGTGCGGGACGGCGACCGGACCAACTGGCTCGGCCTGGAGCGGGTGTCCGGCCCGCACTGGGCGGTGCTGCCGATGGGCGCCGGGCTCGCGCAGGGCTACTGCGGGGTGGCGCTGTTCCTGGCGCACACGGACGCGCTGGCCGGAGCGGGCCGGTACGCCGCGCTCGCCCGGGAGGCGGTCCGCCCGCTGCCCGCCCTGCTGAAGGCCCTGGCAGGCGACCCCGCACTGAGCGCGGCGGCCGGGCCGGGCGCCTACGACGGCCTCGGCGGCATCGTGTACGCGCTGCTGCGGCTGTCGGCGCTGCTCGGACCGGGTCCGGCGGACTGCCTGCCGGACGCGCTCACCGCCCTCGGGCACGCCGCGTCCGCCTCTTCCGACCCGGGGTTCGCCGGCGGTGCCGCCGGGGCCCTGACCGCCGCCGTCGCCGTGCACGAGGCGACCGGCGACCCGGCGGCGCTGCGGCTGGCGTCCGCGCTGGCGGACCGGCTGCTCGGCGCGGTGTCCAGCCCGGACGGGGACCCGGCAGGCGCCGGGGCGCGCGGTCTGCCCGCCGGTCTCGCCGACGGCGCCGCGGGCATCGGGTGGGCGCTGCTGCGGTACGCCGACCGCCTGCCCGGGGAGACCGCCGCGCACACGGCCGCCGCCCGGACGCTGCTGGCCGGCGCGGTACGGGACGCCGAGGACTCGACCTGGTCGCGCGGGCTCGCCGGGGCGGCGGCCGTCGCCGCCCACCTGCCTCCCGGGCCCGGGGCACCCGCCGCGGGACGGACGCCGGAGCCGGACGGGCGCCCCGACCTCAGCCTCGGGCAGGGCGCTCTCGGCACGCTGGAGGCCCTGGCCGTCAGGGCCGGCCGGGGCGAACCGGCCGCCGCCGCGGCGCTGGCCCGGCACGCCGGCCGGGCGCTCGCCCTCGTCGAGGCGCGGAGCCACCGCTGCGCCACCCCCGACCACGTGCCCTCCCCCGGCCTGCTCGACGGGCTGTCCGGCATCGGGTACGGGCTGCTGCGCCTCGCGCACCCCGGCACCGTCCCGTCCGCCCTGCTCCTGTCCCACCCCGGCCACCGGCCGGCGACCCACCGCTGA